GGTATCGCCGAGGTGCTGGCCAATCAGGGCTACTGCGTCAGCGGCAGCGACGTCAAGGTGACGCCGGTGGTGGAGCGCCTGCGCGAATGCGGGGTCAACGTGAGCCTGGGCCACGCCCGGGACAACGTCGAAGGCGCCGACGTGGTGGTGGTGTCAAGCGCTGTGGACGACGCCAATCCGGAGATCATCTGGGCCCGGGAACATCGAGTGCCGGTGGTGCGTCGCGCCGAAATGCTCGCCGAGCTGATGCGCTTTCGTCAGGGGATCGCGGTAGCCGGTACCCACGGCAAGACCACGACCACCAGCCTGACGGCCACGCTGCTCGCCGAGGGCGGGCTGGATCCCACCTTCGTCATCGGCGGCAAGCTCACCAGCGCCGGCACCAACGCGCGTCTGGGCGAGGGTGACTACCTGGTGGCCGAAGCGGACGAGTCCGACGCTTCTTTTCTGCATCTGCAGCCGCTGGTGTCGATTGTGACCAATATCGATGCCGACCACATGGCCACCTACGGCAACGACTTCGAGCAGCTCAAGGGCACTTTTCTCGAGTTTCTGCACAACCTGCCGTTTTACGGCCTGGCCGTGCTGTGCCTGGACGACCCTCAGGTGCGCGAGCTGTGCCCCCATCTTCAGCGCCACTTTGTCACCTACGGCTTTGACGCCGGCGCCGACTACCGCATCGTGGATTTTGTCCAGCAGGCCGGCGAAGTGCGCTTTACCGCGCTGCGCCCGGAAGGCGCGCCGCTGGACATATGTCTGGCCATGCCCGGGCGGCACAACGCGCAAAACGCCATGGCGGCGATCGTGGTGGCAAGCGATGCCG
This DNA window, taken from Halomonas piscis, encodes the following:
- the murC gene encoding UDP-N-acetylmuramate--L-alanine ligase — translated: MRRIRRLHFIGIGGAGMCGIAEVLANQGYCVSGSDVKVTPVVERLRECGVNVSLGHARDNVEGADVVVVSSAVDDANPEIIWAREHRVPVVRRAEMLAELMRFRQGIAVAGTHGKTTTTSLTATLLAEGGLDPTFVIGGKLTSAGTNARLGEGDYLVAEADESDASFLHLQPLVSIVTNIDADHMATYGNDFEQLKGTFLEFLHNLPFYGLAVLCLDDPQVRELCPHLQRHFVTYGFDAGADYRIVDFVQQAGEVRFTALRPEGAPLDICLAMPGRHNAQNAMAAIVVASDAGVSDSAILRGLAGFAGVGRRFQVHGDYPLPGGGDPVMLVDDYGHHPREVEVGIRAVRDGWPERRLVMLYQPHRYTRTRDLYDDFVRVLSGVDTLLLLDVYSAGETLIPGADGRALAGSLRQRGEVDPLFVEHKSELPGLLANVLRPGDILITQGAGDIGGIAQRLARAELLLDEVTL